The Salvelinus fontinalis isolate EN_2023a chromosome 34, ASM2944872v1, whole genome shotgun sequence region acttaacgGGCAAGACCGAGTCTgcttctctcacatggataggcagaccattccataaaaactgagctctataggagaaagccctgcctccagctatttgcttagaaattctaggcacagtaaggaggcctgcgtcttgtgaccgtaccatacgtgtaggtatgtacggcaggaccaaatcgcaaagataggtaggagcaagcccatgtaatgctttgtaggttagcagtaaaaccttgaaatcagccctagccttaacaggaagccagtgcaCAGAGCCTAGCACTGGATTAATATGATCgaatgttttggttctagtcaagattctagcagccgtgtttagcactaactgaagttttagtgctttatccgggtagccggaaagtagagcattgcagaagtctaatctagaagtgacaaaagcatggatacatttttcagcttcatttttggacaaagtttatgatttttgcaatgttacgaagatggaaaaaagctgtccttgaaatattcttgatatgttcgtcaaaagagagatcaggctccagagtaacgcagaggtctttcagttttatttgagatgactgtacaaccatcaagattaattgtcagatccaacagaagatctctttgttacctgggacctagaactagcatcactgttttgtccgagttttaaagtaaaaaatttgccgccatccacttagttgaggtcggaagtttacatacaatttagccaaatacatttaaactcatttttttcacaattcctgacatttaatcccagtaaaaattccctgtcttaggtcagttaggatcaccactttattttaagaatgtgacatttcagaataatagtagagcgaattatttatttcagcttttatttctttcatcacattcccagtgggtcagaagtttacatgcactcaattagtatttggtagcattgcctttaaattgtttaacttgggtcaaacatttcgggtagccttccacaagcttcccacaataaattgggtaaattttggcccattcctcctgacagagctggtgtaactgagtcaggtttgtaggcctccttgctcgcacacgctttttcagttctgcccacaagttttctatatcattgagatcagggctttgtgatggccactccaataccttgactttgttgtccttaagccattttgccacaactttggaattatgcttggggtcattgtccatttggaagacccatttgcgaccaagctttaacttcctgtctgatgtcttgatgttgcttcaatatatccacataattttctgtcctcgtgatgccatctattttgtgaagtgcaccagtcccacctgcagcaaagcacccccacaacatgatgctgccacctccgtgcttcacagttgggattgtgttcttcggcttgcagtcctccccctttttcctccaaacataacaatggtaattattgccaaacagttctatgtttgtttcatctgaccagaggacatttctccaaaaagtacaatctttgtccccatctgcagttgcaaaccgtagtctggcttttttatggcggttttggagcagtggcttcttccttgctgagcggcctttcaggttatgtcgatatcgttttactgtggatatagatacttttgtacctgtttcctccagcatcttcacaaggtcctttgctgttctgggattgatttgcactttttgccacaaagtacgttcatctctaggagactgaacatgtctccttcctgagcggtatgacagctgcgtggtcccatggtgtttatacttgcgtactattgtttatacagatgaacgtggtaccttcaggcttttggaaattcctcccaaggatgaaccagacttgtggaggtcttggctgatttcttttgattttcccatgatgtcaagcaaagaagcactgagtttgaaggtaggccttgaaacatatccacaggtacacctccaattgactcaaatgatgtcaattagcctatcagcagcttctaaagccatgacataattttctggaattctccaagctgtttaatggcacagtcaacttagtgtatgtaaacttctgacccactggaattgtgatacagggaattataaatgaaataatctgtctgtaaacaattgttggaaaaattacttgtgtcatgcacaaagtagatgtcctaactgacttgccaaaactatagtttgttaacaagacatttgtggagtccaacctaagtgtatgtaaacttccgacttcaactgtatgtctgaaACAAAGGCTTCCAGGGAGGCAATTTTGGAGCTTcgccatgtttcatcgaaatgtacagctgtgtatcgtccgcatagcagtgacaGTTAACattgtttccgaatgacatcaccaagaggtaaaatatatagtgaaactatcagtggtcctaaaacggaaccttgaggaacaccgacatgtacagttgatttttcagaagacaaaccattcacagagacaaactgatatctttccgacagataagattttaaccaggccagaacttgtccgtgtagaccaaattgggtttccaatctctccgaaagaatgtggtgatcgatggtatcaaaagcagcactaacgtgtaagagcacgaggacagatgcagagccttggtctgacgctattaaaatgtaatttaccaccttcacgagtgcagtctcaatgctatgatggggtctagaACCAGTCTGTTTGTCTTTAGGAAGGCAGTaggttgctgcgcaacagctttttcaaaaaaaattgagaggaacgggagattcgatataggccgattattaaattaaatttaattttgatttattatttttaaaaatctattataattattttttatttatttatttttaaatattttctgggtcaaggttttttcaagaggctttattactgacacttttagtgagtttggcaCACATTCAGTGGATAgggagacgtttattatgttcaacataggagggccaagcatagggtccagtatgcagcttgaaggtttagaggccgagactattttcatcaatgggtcaagagatatagtattaaaaaacttgagtgtctccctttgatcctaggtcctggcagtgttgtgcagactcaggacaactgagctttggagaaataggCAGACTTAAaaagtccgtaatttgctttctaatgatcatgaacttttcgtcaaagaagttcatgaatttatcactgctgaagtgaaagccatcctctcttgtagaatgctgctttttagttctTTTTGTGATAGTATCAAAAATGAAtttgggattgttcttattcttctcaattaagttggaaaattaggatgatcgagcagcagtgagggctcttcgatactgcacggtactgtctttccaagcttgtcagaagacttccagtttggtgtagagccatttccgttccaattttctggaagcttgcttcagggctcgggtattttctgtataccagggagctagtttcttatgacaaatgttttttgtttttaggggtgcgactgcatttAGGGTATtatgcaaggttaaattgagttcctcagttaggtggttaactgatttttgtactctgacgtccttgggtaggaggagggagtctggaagggcatctaggaatctttgggttgtcccaagaatttatagcatgacttttgatgatccttggttggggtctgagcagattgtttgttgcgattgcaaacaaaataaaatggtggtctgatagtccaggattatgaggaaaaacattaagctccacaatatttattccatgggacaaaactaggtccagagtatgactgtggcagtgagtaggtccggagacatgttggacaaaacccactgagtcgatgatgactCCGAAAGCCTTTTTGGAGTGGTTCTGTGGACTTtgccatgtgaatattaaagtcaccaaaaatttgaatttttatctgccatgactacaaggtctgataggaactcagtgaggaacactCTATATGGcctaggaggcctgtaaacagtagctatgaGTTAGCGCTGAATCAGGATCTCTTATTGGCTCTGGACAATGCTATTGACTTCCATATAAGGCAAACTTCACGAACCGCATCAGACTGTGTTAAACTGAAACAGATGGAGAGCAATGGGAGGGTGTggtgactctctctccctccctctccccctctctctatccctctgtgctGTAGGAGCTGGGTCTGATCCGTAAGCCAGCCTCCTTTATGACCAGTATCTGTGATGAGAGGGGCCAGGAGCTCATCTACGCCGGAATGCCCATCACTGAGGTGTTCAAGTCGGAGATGGGCCTGGGAGGAACCCTGGGACTGCTCTGGTTCCAGAGGAGGTAGCTTCTGTCCCCCAAAACATGAAACCGGgaaacagtcaataatacaaataCTGCCATTGTTCACATTAAACATACACTATCATCATTGAATTTGATTCCAattctatgtctctgtgtcctccctcctccttgccCCAAGGCTACCCAGTTATGCTGCCAAGTTCATTGAGATGTGTCTGATGGTGACTGCTGACCATGGTCCTGCCGTCTCCGGTGCCCACAACACCATCGTCTGTGCCCGTGCTGGCAAAGACCTCATCTCTAGcctcacctctggcctgctcaccATCGTAAGACCATAGTCAAGTCAACCTCGACATTCTTAGGTCCACTCAAACCAGCAGAGTAGCCTCTTCCGGAGACAATGCCTCtgtttttaaataattaattgaGCTTTGGTAGTCGAAGTGTGTCTCTTTTGAGTGTTTCTTATTGTGTGTGTGATTTCCAGGGGGACCGGTTCGGAGGGGCCCTGGACGCTGCAGCCAAGCAGTTCAGCAAGGCGTTTGACAGCGGCATGCTGCCCATGGAGTTTGTCAATAAGATGAAGAAGGAGGGCAACCTGATCATGGGCATCGGACACAGAGTCAAGTCGGTGAGCACCgtccctgtgtctctgtttgGATGCCATGTGTCTTTCATattttttactgtgtgtgtgtgtgtgtgtgtgtgcgtgggcttCAGATCAACAACCCAGATATGCGGGTGAAGATCCTGAAGGACTTTGTGAAGAAGAACTTCCCCTCCACCCAGCTGTTGGACTACGCCATGGATGTAGAGAAGATCACCACCGCCAAGGTAATAACCCTGTCGTCCTCTCCTGCACCCTCGATCACCCCACTGAGATCATCTGTTCTAAaccatgtcttctcctctctgctgCGGTTTCAGAAACCCAACCTGATCCTGAATGTGGACGGTTTCATCGGAGTAGCCTTTGTAGACCTGCTCAGGAACTGTGGTGGATTTACACGGTAAATCCTATGCTATTTAACTCCAGTCAATTTACATTCTATACAATGTAACTATACTACTGTGTCTTGGTCATCCGGCTGTCCCTTTGTTGGCCTTAGCATACGTTCAGTGTTGCATCAACTCACCATTGCCCCCTGGTGTTTGTCTTCCCCCTCAGGGACGAGGCTGATGAGTTTGTGGAGATCGGAGCGCTGAATGGAATCTTTGTCCTGGGGCGGAGCATGGGCTTCATCGGTGAGTTGGGGGTCAGGGGTCATGACCCTGATGAGTTTGACCCCTAGAAATGGTCATAGGAAACGGGCTATGGTGTAAGGAGCGGAGGATACGCAATATGATAGTGCTAAAATTGGAGCCTTACCTACATTTCTACTTCTCCCTCAGGACACTACCTGGATCAGAAGAGGCTGAAACAGGGTCTGTACCGCCACCCTTGGGACGACATCTCCTACGTTCTCCCCGAACACATGTCCATGTAACCACGGAAACCAGACcatggacccccccccctccccccagttACCCCCCAGTTACCTCACCACCGCACCCTAACCTCCACCCCCACCTGTACTGTGTTCTGTCAGCCCCAAGTGGTGGGAGAGCAACAATGAGGACTGATATTATTATAGATGTGGTTTTGCAACAGTAATAAGGACAACCCTTTTTAAATTAATACAGTTTCAGTTTTTAAAAATCAGTTGGCTGATCAAACATGCTGCAACCCAGTTAATAATAGCAAGGCCTGCAAAACTGTGAAGCCGCTCTCATAAGGTGTGTCTGAGTCTGCTGGGGAGATCAAGCAAGCTGCAGAGAGTGTGAAAAGAAGCTCATTCATTGGTTGACCCTTAATAGTGTGGGAGTGCAGTTAATGCAATTCTCTTCCCAAGATTACCAGTAGAGATACAGATGATCGTCTTCCTATTTACTGCCAATACTACTACTAAAACTTCTATACTATACATATGCCTACAGTGAAGTACGTTGATGAGACTGTATCTCCCACTTTCATCTCTCCGTAAACCAAGCTTGTGTCTATGTATCACAGACTTCCTGTGTGTCGCTGTGCAGTTCTCTTTCTGAAGTGTGTCGGTGCCATATTAAAATCATACGCTTTCTATCAGGGGTGAGCCGTAGCGCAATAATACTAGCTACTGCTTTACAGTTATATAGATTATAACTTCATGTATAGATGTCTTAACAGCCGAGTAAATAAATGTAATAGGTAGTATTAGCGTACATTTTTGATGTAGTGTAAATTCCCATGAAACGGTTGTTTAAACCGTAAGATATGCAGCTGACCAATCACATTGGGCTGTAAATACAGTGAAAAGCTCATCCTGTGTCCCAAACAGGACGGTGTCCAGTATGGCAAAGGTACCATAGAATGCAGCATTATTTATCTGAACGTTACTAGCTAGACTAGCTCCATTGTGACCGGCTATTTCTCGTAAGATGTATCTGCCCGTACTATTTGTGTTGTCATGTCAACACAATTTGTTTGACCTAAAGTGATTAGTGAACTGAACGTGCCTCTGTAGAGATGTGTTGTAATATATTTTCAGAACGTTGTGACTGAGTATATTAAAGATGACCCATTGGAACACAGCTCTGTCTGGTTCTTCCGGTGTCGCGGATCATAAAATAAATGTGCTATAATTTGAATTGTTTCACTGTGTCATGCTCCATCCATCAGTTTATGAAATCATTGGTTTTAAAACGGATACATTTATATCATATCCAATAACAACAGAGGACGTAGTGACCTATTAGGCGCTATCTTCGTTTTTTATCAAACAGCCAGTGCATATGAGGGTCTACTAGACGACTATAGAGCTTATTCTTCAGACCTCAGTCCACCTGTTCTATGCTCTGGGGGTGTCATTTCTGTACATTCATGGCAAAGTGATTCTACTCACTTATGTAACAGAGTGGGACTATGTATTGACCTTTCCCTTATATGAAACAACATCCAGCACATGAAATGAATGGAAACATCCATGTGTAGCTTCCATTCAGGTCATTCAAAGACACCCACTCAGAGAAGGTGAATTGATGATACCCTGCTTCGGCAGAGAATGCTAAGGTTGAAGAAGCACAAAATCTTGTCAGCCACAAGTGAGTGGGAGGGACTTTACGTCACACGCCGAGCAGTAACGCCTCGCGTCCACTGCGCATGTCAGTAATTCCGTCTGTGTTTTGAGTTTATGTATGTGCGTCTGCGTGTGTGTTCTTTCCCACACGAGTTTACTGCAATTCCGAATTCTCACAACCACCGCCAGAATGGCAGCTGCACCCCCGAACCCAGATGACTCTAGTCGGGGTAGTAGCGGTAGCAGCACGCCCAGCGTCCTTGTCGGGGACGGGGATACGGAAGAGGCCGAGgatttcacctcctcctcccactgcaCAGAGCTGTCTCGGCGGCAGAACGAACAGAGGAAGCAGGGATTGTTCTGCGACGTGACGCTGGCCTTCAGCAGTGGGGCGGCAACCGGGAATGTTCAGAGCTGTGAGTTTTCCGCTCACCGTTCTGTACTGGCCGCGGCTACGGACTATTTCACGCCGTTACTGGGAGGGCAGTTCTCCGAGTCGCTGTCGGGTCGGGTTGAGATGAAGGAATGGAGCGCTGAATTGGGACCAGACCCGGAGACGGTGGAGAGTGTCATTCAGTACATGTACACGGGAGAAATACGTGTGAGCACCTGCAATGTGCATGAAGTGTTAGAGCTTGCTGACAGGTTTGTTTACAATTTAATTAGTGTTCCATTTAATGTACAAAATCAATTTAATCGCCACTTGCTAGTACTTGATTATTTGTATGTAGTTCATTGACATAACAATGTTGTTTTGGCTTACTGGAGGTGTCACTGAAGCATATTGGTAAGGGTTAggcaaggttagggtttagggtcggGACGTCCCATGGATCCCTGATAGCACCGACCATCCTGTAACCTGTCAAACCTGCATTTGAGTGTGGTGAGTTCATGGGTGTCATAAATGGCCTTGCCAATgtttgtttctcatgttctgttaTTGATTGTGTGTGTTGCCTGCAGGTTCCTGCTGCTGCATCTGAAGGAGTTCTGTGGGGAGTTCTTGAAGAAGAAGCTGAGCCTGGCCAACTGTGTGGCGGTGCACAGCCTGGCCCACATGTACACCCTGGACCAGCTGGCTCTGCGGGCCGCAGACATGATCCGACGCAATTTCCACAAGGTCATCCAGGATGAGGAGTTCTACACCCTGCCCTTCCACCTGGTGAGGGACTGGCTGTCTGACGCAGAGATCACCGTGGACGCGGAAGAGGTGCTGTTTGAGGCTGTGGTGAAGTGGGTCCAGAGGAACACAGAACAGCGGGGGAGGTACTTTGAGGAGTTGTTCCGTCTCCTCCGGCTACCCCAGATTAAGCCCACCTTTCTGACGCGCGTGGTGAAGAACGAGGCACTGGTGGCGGCCAGCGAGGCCTGTCTCCGCCTGGTGTCCGATGCCGTGGAGGGCCACGCCATCCGCTGTGAGAACCTCAAGTCAGCTGACCTGGAGTTCTGGTCGTCCTACATGGCCTCCTTCCAGCCGCGCTTCGGCCAGAACATGGACGTGATCATGGTGGTGGGCGGGGTGTCGGAGGGGGGTGACTACCTGAGTGAATGTGTGGGTTACTTCATCTACGAGGACCGCTGGGTTAACCTGCCCCACATCCACAACCACCTGGACGGCCATGCCATCGCCACCACAGAGTCCCACATCTACGTAGCGGGATCCATGGAACCGGGCTTCGCCAAGACCGTGGAGCGCTATAACCCCAACCGCAACACCTGGGAACAGGTGAGCAACCTGACCACACGTAAACACTCCTTTGGTCTCACCTGTATCAAAGACATCCTGTACAGCATCGGTGGCCACGGCAACTTCAGCCCCGGCTTCAAGGACGTGAGCGTGTACGAGCCTGAGCCGGACAAGTGGCACAACCTGGAGTCGGCGCCCAAGATCCTGCGGGACGTGAAGGCGGTGAGCGTGGAGGACCGCTACGTATACGTGACGGCGCGCACGCCGGTGGACACGGACAACGAGGACGGGCTGAAGACGGTCACCACGCGTTACGACACAGAGAGCCGCCAGTGGCAGGACGTGGACTCCCTGCCGCTCATAGACAACTACTGTGTGTTCCAGATGGCCGTGGCCCCCACCAACTTCTACCACACGGCCTCCTGCTGCCCTAAGAGCTACACGGTGCGGGACGAGGCCGCCAAGCAGAAGATCAGCGCCCACATCTCAGACGAGATCCTGGAGAGCTTGCCGCCCGAGGTCACCAGCATCGAGGGCGCCGCCATCTGCCACTTCGATGAGGACGTCTTTGTGATCGGCGGCTGGAAGAACAGCGACGACGTGGACAAGCAGTACCGCAAAGAGGCCTACCGCTACTCTGCCGAAAGGAAGCGCTGGATGCTACTGCCGCCCATGCCCCAGCCGCGCTGCCGCGCCACCGCCTGCCACGTGCGAATCCCCTACCGCTTCCTGTACGGCTGCCAGCGCTACCCCATGCCCCAGAACCTGGCCCGCCAGCGGGACCGCATGCAGCAGATGCAGCAGCTACACCGGCGCACCCTCACCCTGCGCAGGCAGCTACAGTCTCAGATCGAGTGCTGAGCTATCGCAACCCCTGTCTGTCCATCACATCCGCCCCAGAGGGGGAGCAGCCCAGTCCAGCTCCAAGCCCCAAACATCCCCTGGCAGCCATCGTCATCAACCCCCACCCATAACCTGCTGGAGCAGTGGCTCCTATGTTGCTCTCATGCTGGTTCTTTGTCAAGAGAACTCTGTGCCAGATCATCAGGTTGAGATATTGGTGTTAGTAGTGACTGTGGTGTTCAAGGCTGGGAGGTGTGGGAGTGATGTGACTCTGACCAGGTGTTTGTCTATGTGGGGAGGACAGGCTGAATGTTACAATTGTGAATAGTGTTGTACAGTGACCAACATCGGACTACACTACGTATGTACGTCAGGCACAGGTGATGTTTGTCTTTTTATACATGCATATAGTTGTATATGTATACTTttattatatataaatattttgtgTCCCCCTACCAGTCAGTCGGACCAAACCCTTACCAATGCCTGATGGCTTTGCTGTGCTTTATATTAGCTTCCTCTGAATGGCTCTGCTTCTTGTTATTATGGCTTTGATACAGTAGCTCAACATGAATGAAAGGAGAATAGTCTCATTCATATTTATTATCAGATCTACGGTCCAAGAGTGGACAacttgcgacagagcctggactcgaacccagaatctctagtggcacggctagcagtgcgatgcagtgccttagaccacagcaccactcgggaggccccttaAGGAAACAGTCTTAACATGGTAAcattccattgatcattttgaaATTCCATCAACCATTGAATTATTCTTCAGTCTTCTGCTCGTCACATTCCTGTTGGTAGGAAACATTGTGTAGAAGGACTTAGGTGAGAGTTTGTGAATGTTTCTCTTCTTATTTTGTCTGCATTGGTTTTATTGAGTTTAATGGCTGGAGGGGTGTAGTTCCAGTGGAGGACTTGATAATGTGTTTGTCTTGAGTAGGGTAAGAATGCTTGGCAAAGCTGGTGAAAAGCATGCCTAGTAGTGCACTTGTCTACCGCTAATCAGTTAGTAATATTTATGTCAGAGTGGGTTTACCTGTCATATTTGGCcaatttttcttattttttctttTAATCTATAATTTAATCCAACTCCAGCCGATAATCTATTCTGTTCCCATGTGAGAAAATATGTACACTGCAGTGATTTGCTTAGTAATCGAAAATGAATGTGAAGTGTGAGGGAGCCCTGTTGCTGTACCTCAGGCTTATTCGGGGGTTCATCTGAGAGATCCGGCCACATTGTTACATGTTCTCCTCACCCTCCAAAGACAGTCAGATGtatagaccagtggttcccaaccaggggaaCTAAGACCCCtggggggtacttggcctatccacagtgGGTATTTGAAAAGACTGAGTCCATAGGGTTAGTGGTAAAATGTACATGAGGGaggggtactccgggcagagcaaaattcagttggtggtacggTAACCAAAAAAGGTTGTGAACCACTGGTATGGACTAGAGAGTATCCTTATGTTACTGAGCGGAATGACCATATCAAGGTGAATGTGTTGCCATTGAGTTCAAGAGTTCATTGATTGTTATAAGCACTATCCCTGAAGCT contains the following coding sequences:
- the LOC129832985 gene encoding kelch-like protein 11 gives rise to the protein MCVCVCVLSHTSLLQFRILTTTARMAAAPPNPDDSSRGSSGSSTPSVLVGDGDTEEAEDFTSSSHCTELSRRQNEQRKQGLFCDVTLAFSSGAATGNVQSCEFSAHRSVLAAATDYFTPLLGGQFSESLSGRVEMKEWSAELGPDPETVESVIQYMYTGEIRVSTCNVHEVLELADRFLLLHLKEFCGEFLKKKLSLANCVAVHSLAHMYTLDQLALRAADMIRRNFHKVIQDEEFYTLPFHLVRDWLSDAEITVDAEEVLFEAVVKWVQRNTEQRGRYFEELFRLLRLPQIKPTFLTRVVKNEALVAASEACLRLVSDAVEGHAIRCENLKSADLEFWSSYMASFQPRFGQNMDVIMVVGGVSEGGDYLSECVGYFIYEDRWVNLPHIHNHLDGHAIATTESHIYVAGSMEPGFAKTVERYNPNRNTWEQVSNLTTRKHSFGLTCIKDILYSIGGHGNFSPGFKDVSVYEPEPDKWHNLESAPKILRDVKAVSVEDRYVYVTARTPVDTDNEDGLKTVTTRYDTESRQWQDVDSLPLIDNYCVFQMAVAPTNFYHTASCCPKSYTVRDEAAKQKISAHISDEILESLPPEVTSIEGAAICHFDEDVFVIGGWKNSDDVDKQYRKEAYRYSAERKRWMLLPPMPQPRCRATACHVRIPYRFLYGCQRYPMPQNLARQRDRMQQMQQLHRRTLTLRRQLQSQIEC